The following is a genomic window from Manihot esculenta cultivar AM560-2 chromosome 9, M.esculenta_v8, whole genome shotgun sequence.
atagtGGACGAGAAagagtgaataattaaaatttaaactgaaatgaaattaaaattaaagtaaaaaaaaaaaaaaaaaaaaactgaaatcaAATTGAGGTTGTACTGAAATGGAGAACTATACTGAAATTCAATTCCAAATATGGTTCTAAACATTAACATATCAGAAATTTGGTTTAGTTCTTATGTTGCCAACTATCTTGCTTGAACCATTAAAGTAGTATATTCCTTAATGATTTATTGTATGATAATGAGATTTTGTAACATAGAGAAATATATCTAATTACTAACAAGAAACTTCCTTTTATATTTGATTTTGTATGAGTAGAATTACTAACAAGAAACTTCCTTTTATATTTGATTTTGTATGAGTAGCTCTAAAACTGACATTTTGATAAAAGCAATTGCAAAATCTTGTAACCGGTTGTTTCCGTAATTTCTGAACAAACCCAGCTATCTCTCCTTTTTCTATCAATCTAACCAGAAGTGGGGCAAAAGAATCTCTAGTAGAATTTATAGTCTAACTAACATTAATCTATCTCTCTTTAAAGgcaaataaatcattttattaCCGCTTTGAGTTTGCCTTcctaaaaatataaatgttcCTTTGGTTCCAAAAACTCCACTAAACCACTAAATTTCTCTACAACCAAATTTAACACTTtcacaaattaaataatattttattgttatttttgttttatctctttattaattttttatataatatattattattattattattattgaaaatagacaattaaattttttatataatatataaattttacaatgtaattattagtatttataaataataacggGGCATAGCTGCTAAATTTAATAGTCTGCTAAAGGAGAATTTAAAAGCAAATCTGATATGATTAAAAGGAGAGAAGGAAGAGTTCATCGAAAGTACCATAGCCGCAATTCGAATGTCTTTCTGAAGGGAAGAAATGCCTATGATTTTCAAATCTCCAAAGAGCTTGAATTTGAAGAGAGATATCTTTGACGCCTAAGCCTCCATTCTTTTTAGGCAACAAAAgagaattaaaattgatttcatTGGAAAAAGATTGTGAACTTCATATTATTAGATGCTAATGCAATGATTTCACTAATTTTActtcaaagaaaataaaagaaattaaggatctatatatatatatatacccaacTTGATgactaggaaaaaaaaaaaaaaaaaaaaaaaaaagaagaaagggtGACAAAGAGGATGTTTGCCTTTCCCTCAATTCCCATAACATTTTCTGTTGTGTATAATTTTACTGACATTTCATCCAACCAACAGCTGTAGATGTGTAGTGATTCTCTTACCTTGTACTCTGGGACCGTATATCCTGCACCCTGCATTTATAGTGTAGTCTAATTGTTAAATCAATTCTCAATTAAAGCACACTGGTTTATAatcattattttcattattattaaaaatataataattaagcaAAAAAGAATTGCTTATACCTTTAAGGTTAGAAAGGTGAAGTTGTAATCATATCCTTGCAAGTACCTACAAGAGAAATGATAGCATTTTAAAACGTCATTgagcataaaaataaaaatagataaagattcTTAAGCATTGTAGTATGGAACCAATTAGTTTTAGTTCTCAACTCAATTTTAGGACTGAGCTCTCTAGTTAAGGCTGTAGTAGCAgccaaaaataaaattgtacaggagatggtgggtttaccagcaacttGATCATTAGTAATCCATGACCTCCATTCTTCAACAATCTTATATCAAAGAGATCAAGTCCATATCTGAATTCAAGCGAAAGGCACACACATATCATGGTTTCCAGCACAGGTCATTTGCGGAAGAGAATCACAgctgattgaaattaaaaatgatatttgaagaagttatttaaattacatatctattatatttgaaaaaggtAATTACCAAGTTGCGCTCCAAGACACACTTGAATGGTCAAGATATAACAACTTTAGTTTGCTGATCCCTCATTGCGCACCTTTAAAAGCCTCAGAATGATATCATTATTCCGCGATAAATGTACTACCAATTCTGTGGTAGCATCGTCAGCAGAGAACCCCCTATCAACCATTTCGTTGATTAGTTCTGATGCTTTTGGTAAATCTTCATGCCTGAGAAACCCTTGAATGATGATATTATAACAACAATTATTTGGTAAACATCCTACCTTTTCCATGTCTTTAAATACCTTATACGCTTCATCAATTAATCCTTGTTGGCAGAGTCCTTTCATAATTGCAtaatatacataaacatcaggTTGTAAACCAATTTCAAAAAGACTAGAAAAAAGTTCCTTGGCATCATTAATCTTCCCAACTTTGCACATACCGTTGATCAGACTGCTATAGATCACAAGATTAGGCTTCAACTGACTTTTCtccattgctttcaatagtgtgAGTGCCTCATCGAGATCCCCTTGTCTACACAAGCCATCAATCATAATTGAGAAGGTTACTATGTTTGGCTGTTGACCATGAAAGCACATATCCTTAAAGAGCTCCTTTGCATTTTGGGGCCTCCCTGCTTGAAATATACCCTTTATAAGAGTATGATAAGTAATAGCATCAGGAACTAAACCTTTATGAGACATTTTATCAAAAATCTGCTTTGCATCATCTATCATTTTGCACTTACAATATCCATTGATCAAAATGTTGTAGCTAAAAATGTCAGCTATTTCATTGGTCACCATCAGATCAAATAGCTTTCTAGCCTTATCAATTTGGCTGCCTAGACAATATCCATCCATCAATGAACTATAATTGACAACGGTAGGTTccacacctctttgaatcattattttgattatattctcTGCATTTGAAACCAGTCCTTTCTTACAAAGAGTGTCGATCAATATATTGAAGGTAAAAACACTAAGGGATATGTTCCTTCCCACCATTTCTTTCAACAAGGCCAAAGCTTCCTTGAATTGGTTTGAAATGCAAAGACCATCAATTAAGGAATTGTAGGTGACCACATCAGGCTctacacctctttgaatcattacaTTGAATGTATTTTGAGCCTCTGAAACCATTCCATCCTTA
Proteins encoded in this region:
- the LOC122724656 gene encoding pentatricopeptide repeat-containing protein At1g63330-like gives rise to the protein MMMKMPWRRKSRSFHLQLQGAIGTIQSPFLFLFTNYCHSSTSTLEDARFLTNNFKSASFTHLDDAIASFNHVIHKHPLPSRVPFNRFLSALLKMKQYHTVLSMSKTIELLGISHDVYSLSILINCFCHLHLVDFGFSVFGKMLKIGLEPDVVTFTTLINGLCIESKIDKAVEFFDDMVARGYQPNVYSYSVIINGMCKFGKKSVAIRLLKGVADRGCEPNVVTYSAIIDALCKDELVGEALELFSQMRNKGISPSVITYTGLIHGVCKLGQKNQALALMNEMVEQNISPDVYTFSVLIDALCKDGMVSEAQNTFNVMIQRGVEPDVVTYNSLIDGLCISNQFKEALALLKEMVGRNISLSVFTFNILIDTLCKKGLVSNAENIIKIMIQRGVEPTVVNYSSLMDGYCLGSQIDKARKLFDLMVTNEIADIFSYNILINGYCKCKMIDDAKQIFDKMSHKGLVPDAITYHTLIKGIFQAGRPQNAKELFKDMCFHGQQPNIVTFSIMIDGLCRQGDLDEALTLLKAMEKSQLKPNLVIYSSLINGMCKVGKINDAKELFSSLFEIGLQPDVYVYYAIMKGLCQQGLIDEAYKVFKDMEKVGCLPNNCCYNIIIQGFLRHEDLPKASELINEMVDRGFSADDATTELVVHLSRNNDIILRLLKVRNEGSAN